From the Trifolium pratense cultivar HEN17-A07 linkage group LG4, ARS_RC_1.1, whole genome shotgun sequence genome, the window CGTCTCATATTCATCTCATTTCTCAGTTGGAGCTTAAGCTTGGAATAGGAGGCACATCTTATGCAgattttattcaaaatgtgCATCTGCCTATGCAGTTGAGGTAGTGTCTGTTTTCTGATTTGTTTTCGCCTATTTACTTAACTTTCTTATATAGTCATGTAAAATTTGAAGTTCTGTCAATAAAATCTGTAAATTATCTCTATATAGATGGATACTTTCTTATATTAACTAAATTCTATTTGATATTGTAGTCAGGTCGATCCTATTGTGGCGTCATTCTCTGGTGGAGCAGTTGGAGTAATCTCTGCATTAATGGTCGTGGAGATAAACAACGTAAAACAACAAGAACAGAAAAGATGTAAATACTGTCTTGGTACTGGTAAGATTTCCAAACCGCTTCTGAGGTCTACGTTTTAGAAGTCGAATTTCTAAAAAGCGGAATTAAAGCATTTTTGGTATATTATTTTCCTTTCTTAATGCAAATTCTTggagttttattttttgaaatactTGGAGATTTTAAAACTTCATCTGTTGACATTCCTATTGTACTTTTTCCATGTCAGGATATCTTGCATGCGCTCGCTGTTCAAACACAGGAGCACTTGTTCTGATAGAACCGGTATCCACCTTCAATGGTGGTGATCAGCCTCTATCACCACCTAAAACCGAGAGATGTTCAAATTGCTCTGGATCTGGCAAGGTTGGTCATTTAAAAGTATCgatttcattttgttttagtTCTGCTCTAATTATATTTAAGCACTGCCATAATCTACACAAGTAAAATTCAATGTCACATTTTAATGACATTAACATTGTTACCATGGTGATGATTATAGTAACTGCAAAACCTTTTTCATGTTATCTTCGCAGAGTCTAACCGGTTATGGGTCTATTACTCTATTTGATTTGCAAAAGAATAAATATTGAACAAAACAATACAGAACAAACTTCTAAGTTACCAGACAACTTTTTGTCATGTATAGTGTTTGGTGGAAAATGGATAGTACAAATGaaccaatataaaatttactatattacccttttTGATTTAGAATAATGTTACAACTGTCATACTGAATTTTGATTGCAGGTCATGTGTCCAACATGTCTTTGTACTGGAATGGCCATGGCGAGCGAACATGATCCGCGAATTGATCCTTTTGATTAGAGTTTTAATATTGTGATAGATATATCCTAAATAGGGACTTTCAAATTGTATGATTGTATGGTATATGTTTCTGTTGTGGAATAATGGAATTTTTGTAAATATGTATAAACACAATAATATGCAAAAGAAAATGGTTAAGAATGTACTTTtatatggttttggtttatacaGAATATTGTTTTCCTTTATTAGCAGTTGGACATGATAAATATCCCAATAGTTCAGGAACCTTATTTTATAAAGCTAACTATTGATACACCATACTTGATACTACCCGAGTCTCTAACATGATATCGCACCAGACAGCCAGCCGGTGTCCTGATGGTTGCGGACAATGCTTTATGCACCTTTTCTCGACAAATCCTATATATGTATGTAAAGTATGCTCGGGCATTACCTAAACAATTCAACTGTAATTGAAGTACattaatgatttatttatgtTCACTCACTTGGTTCCTTGTATGTAAAGTATGCTCTAACAACTCAAAAACTAAGTAGGCATTAAAGgattaaaaaacattaaataatgttttattgttCCATTTATCCAAGATCATGCAAAGTACACAGCTGGTTGTTGagatcaatttctttttattagtatttctTATAAATACATTTGATACAATTTTAGGATTTTGTACCATAGGAGTAACTAGAAATAAactcatattttattttcttaaaaatatttctGTTTGAAAACACCAAGAATATGAAGAGAATTGTAAAAAATGAGATTGTGATTGTTGGAGGTGGTATATGTGGCCTTGCAACAGCCCTTGCCCTTCATAGGTATTTTTTTGCAATTATtccaattttatatatatatatattaaactaTGATATCATATAAGATAAAGTttacattttgatttttttgcaggaagaaaataaaaagtttggTGTTAGAAAAATCGGAGGAGTTAAGAGCTACAGGGGCAGCTATAATTGTGCAAGCTAATGGATGGCATGCACTTGATCAGCTTGGTGTTGGTTCAATGCTTAGACAAACTGCCATTCAGATACAAGGGTAATAATGACTTTCTACAAAACAGGAATAGATGGTCCATAATAAAAgtatattttgatttataaaaattacattCTTCAAATTTTGAACCATCTAATCGAGATCAGACAGACACAAATCCGTCGCAGTCACCGACTGTACATGATCCATATCAATAACATCATCATCTTATATTTAGCTGATGATAACTCAATGCACATTATCAGGGGAAAATTCATATCTATAAGTGAGGATGAGCAAAAGGAAGTAGCATTTGGGTGAGTTATTAGAACACAACCTCTATGAAAATGATTAGTTAAATAAGTAGAAATCATGTGTATCTCATggttaataattaattttgttaaacAGGATTAATCAAGAATTTAGGTGCTTAAAGCGCACTGATTTGATCAAAGCCATAGCCAATTGTTTGCCTATGGAAACTATAAGAACTAGCTGTCAAGTAGTTTCTATAGAATTAGATTCAGCTACACACTATCCACAGCTTCTGCTTAGCAATGGAAGTATCCTTCAAGCCAAGGTATGTTCTAAGAGTCCTCATATTCAGCTACACACTCTtagggatggcagaaaaacccaaacccgtgagacccacccgaacccaaacccaagtcaacgggcgaaacccgaattgactaggtttgagtttgggtttgggtgacacccgaaaatatgggtgtgggtttggtatcactcaaacccacacccgaaactcatacacccacccgaaacatgttaaaattacctaaatacccccacttatatatataagtgtaaaagtaaaattaggtttttcacaaaccacaaaccaaaattgtgtttgaattttgcttgaaagttggaagaacttaattttggtttagttgtaatttaatttcttgaaagactattttgtaattttaaattcccttgtaattttaaacctatgtttttgctaagtgattgacaatatgtttaaattccattgtttttgcttaaatttaccttgttttgcttaaatttgcaaagtagtacaaaatgcgttgtgggtttgggtgtaaaaaacccgaacccaatgggtgtggacgtgggtgtggttttgccacccgaacagatttgggtttgggtgttgatttcgggtgtgggtttggtatcactcaaacccgcacccgtgggcgcccGTTGTCATCCCTACACACTCTTCACGTTTGATAAATAAGGTCTCAACATGGTTTATAAGTAGAGACAATAATCACCAATTTTATAGGGTTAAGTTAAGtctaattcaaaaaatttagattatatCATAATCTTTCCAAAATCTCAGCACTATGTGTCTTTTCCAAATCATGAAATCCAAAATAACGAAATTTTGTCATATGCAGACCAACTGGCTTAACAACTTGGACCTGGTTTGAATGCAGTCGGTCATTCCTGACTGCACTGCATTCAGTCACATCTGAGCCATTCAATGCAAGATTGGATGGTCTgactaaattttatattttaaaaattaacaaaaaattgaacttaaaATCTTAACTGTCTGGTTTTGATCAGACTGTTAGTCTGTAATGACTGCATGCAATTTGACTACACTGAATCCATTTCTTAAAAACTTCAACTAAAAAGTGTGTTTTTCACTAGTAAAAATAAGGTTACGTACAGCAATAACTCTCTCTGACACATTGGAGTCGTCCGACCAACTTAAGTACTTGACCAAACAAACACTACATTCAATCTAAGTCAAAAGTTTGCACATTTATGTTTGTTGGTATATTAGGTTGTTATTGGATGTGATGGTGTGAATTCTATCATAGCAAATATGGTTGGACTACACCAAACAAAGCTCTTGCGTTTCTCTACATGTGTTGCTAGAGGCTTCACAAAGTACCCAAATGGTCATCAATTTCCTAGTGAGTTTGCTGTTATAAGCAGAGGTCAAGTCCAACTTGGAAGGATCCCAATGACTCACAAGCTTGTTTACTGGTTTGTAACAAGGCTCAGCACTTCTCAAGGTAACATATGATTAGAAAtatgtatatgaaaaaaaatttccGAATTTTGTAgcaattaaatttgaaaattgacTTTTAATCTTGAAGCAGATTCAacaatttcaaaagattcaaatcTTATCAGACGATCTTTATTGGAATCAATGGAGGGTTTTCCAATACATGCAATGGACATGATACGAAGTTGCAAGTTGAACTCTTTGCATCATACTGACTTGAAGTATCGTCCGCCATGGGATTTGCTTCTTAACAAATTCCATAAAGGAACGATAGTAGTTGCTGGCGACGCAATGCATGCCACTGGTCCATTCATTGCAC encodes:
- the LOC123919730 gene encoding monooxygenase 1-like codes for the protein MKRIVKNEIVIVGGGICGLATALALHRKKIKSLVLEKSEELRATGAAIIVQANGWHALDQLGVGSMLRQTAIQIQGGKFISISEDEQKEVAFGINQEFRCLKRTDLIKAIANCLPMETIRTSCQVVSIELDSATHYPQLLLSNGSILQAKVVIGCDGVNSIIANMVGLHQTKLLRFSTCVARGFTKYPNGHQFPSEFAVISRGQVQLGRIPMTHKLVYWFVTRLSTSQDSTISKDSNLIRRSLLESMEGFPIHAMDMIRSCKLNSLHHTDLKYRPPWDLLLNKFHKGTIVVAGDAMHATGPFIAQGGSASIEDAIVLARCLAQKMHNTKNMMIGRCIVSEAFDKYVKERRMRIFWLSLNTFLVGKKLDTKSWIVRLIVIAIMVVLFRDRDCHSRYNCGTLREEEGDYI